The following proteins are encoded in a genomic region of Hymenobacter siberiensis:
- a CDS encoding alpha/beta fold hydrolase gives MAYIKAGNDAAGHPIQIFYEDWGQGAPVVLIHGWPLDHTMWEHQAVALAKAGKRVIAYDRRGFGRSSRPWGGYDYDTLASDLNALLTELDLTSVTLVGFSMGGGEIARYIGNYGQERLARVAFVSAVTPFMLQTGDNPDGVPQKVFDGMHEGILKDRFAFLESFAKDFYGQSMISHPVSQAVLNWNQTVTTLAAPNATDDCVTSFSGTDFRDDLKKVTVPTLVIHGDKDQTVPFAVSGERTAKMVAGAELKVYEGAPHGLFFTEKDKLTADLLAFIG, from the coding sequence ATGGCTTACATCAAAGCAGGCAACGACGCAGCTGGGCATCCGATCCAGATTTTTTACGAAGATTGGGGCCAAGGTGCACCGGTAGTGCTCATTCACGGCTGGCCGCTCGACCATACCATGTGGGAGCATCAGGCGGTGGCGCTGGCGAAGGCCGGCAAGCGCGTGATTGCCTACGACCGGCGCGGTTTCGGCCGTTCGTCGCGTCCGTGGGGCGGCTACGACTACGACACGCTGGCTTCGGACCTGAACGCGCTGCTGACCGAACTCGACCTAACCAGCGTGACGCTGGTGGGCTTCTCGATGGGCGGCGGCGAAATTGCCCGCTACATCGGCAACTACGGGCAGGAGCGGCTGGCCCGCGTGGCCTTCGTGAGCGCCGTGACGCCTTTCATGCTGCAAACCGGCGACAACCCCGACGGCGTGCCGCAGAAAGTATTCGACGGCATGCACGAGGGCATTCTCAAGGACCGGTTTGCTTTCCTGGAGAGCTTCGCCAAGGATTTTTACGGCCAGAGCATGATTAGCCACCCCGTGAGCCAGGCGGTACTGAACTGGAACCAGACGGTGACCACGCTGGCCGCGCCCAATGCAACGGACGACTGCGTAACCTCATTCTCGGGTACGGACTTCCGCGACGATTTGAAGAAAGTGACCGTGCCTACGCTCGTGATTCACGGCGACAAGGACCAGACGGTGCCCTTCGCGGTAAGCGGCGAGCGCACGGCCAAAATGGTGGCTGGCGCGGAGCTGAAGGTGTATGAAGGTGCACCTCACGGCCTGTTCTTCACCGAGAAGGACAAGCTGACGGCTGACCTGCTGGCCTTTATTGGTTAG
- a CDS encoding fatty acid desaturase family protein has protein sequence MALPKFAATRSFHTELKTRINQYFEESGRPMTGNASLLFKAILLVGIMVALYVHLVFFTPATGWALLECALLGCVIAAIGFNVMHDGAHGSFSRYPWMNRIAAYTLGVLGGSPYMWNSKHNLIHHTYTNIEGHDDDINIQPWMRMTPDQPKHPLHRYQHLYFWALYCMLYTSWIFAMDYQKYFTRQIGAIGLKPMNTGEHVSFWGFKVLNLLLYVALPIYMVGFLPWFAGFMLSTAVAGLVLSMVFQLAHTVEDAAFPMPHATTGKLEDEWAIHQVRTTANFATDNKVVSWLVGGLNFQIEHHLFPKISHVHYPAISKIVKQVCDEFDVKYNNYARTRSAVVSHVMFLRQMGRAA, from the coding sequence ATGGCCTTACCCAAATTCGCTGCCACCCGCTCGTTTCACACCGAGCTGAAAACCCGGATAAATCAATACTTTGAAGAATCCGGCCGGCCAATGACGGGTAATGCCAGCCTCTTGTTCAAGGCGATATTGCTGGTCGGCATCATGGTGGCGCTCTACGTGCATCTCGTATTCTTCACGCCTGCTACCGGCTGGGCCTTGCTCGAATGCGCTTTGCTGGGCTGCGTTATCGCGGCTATCGGCTTCAACGTGATGCACGACGGGGCCCACGGTAGCTTCTCGCGCTACCCCTGGATGAACCGCATCGCGGCTTACACGCTCGGCGTGCTCGGCGGCAGCCCCTACATGTGGAACTCCAAGCACAACCTCATCCACCACACCTACACTAACATTGAGGGCCACGACGACGACATCAACATCCAGCCCTGGATGCGGATGACCCCCGACCAGCCCAAGCACCCGTTGCACCGCTACCAGCACCTCTACTTCTGGGCCCTTTACTGCATGCTCTACACGTCCTGGATTTTCGCCATGGACTACCAGAAATACTTCACCCGTCAAATCGGCGCCATCGGCCTCAAACCAATGAATACCGGCGAGCACGTCAGCTTCTGGGGCTTTAAAGTCCTGAACCTCCTGCTCTATGTGGCTCTGCCCATCTACATGGTTGGCTTCCTGCCCTGGTTTGCCGGCTTCATGCTGAGCACTGCCGTTGCTGGCCTGGTCCTGAGTATGGTATTCCAGCTGGCCCACACTGTGGAAGATGCCGCTTTCCCCATGCCCCACGCCACCACCGGCAAGCTCGAAGACGAGTGGGCCATCCATCAAGTACGCACCACGGCCAACTTTGCTACCGATAACAAAGTGGTTAGCTGGCTGGTAGGCGGCCTCAATTTCCAGATTGAGCACCACCTGTTCCCCAAGATTTCGCACGTGCACTACCCCGCCATCAGCAAGATTGTGAAGCAGGTGTGCGATGAGTTCGATGTGAAATACAATAACTACGCCCGTACCCGCTCGGCCGTCGTGTCGCACGTCATGTTCCTGCGCCAGATGGGCCGCGCCGCGTAG
- a CDS encoding HNH endonuclease has protein sequence MDQKVLVLNGDYTAITLCSVQKAFVLLFLDKAEMVAKSDGTLRTISQAYPKPSIIRLQRYVRVPYKGIALSRHNIFKRDHFECQYCGSPKNLTLDHVVPRSRGGESSWTNLLTACARCNHAKGHQTPNEAGLTIRQQPKKPTLAGFLRLSAGTIDQNWHAYLN, from the coding sequence ATGGACCAAAAAGTGTTAGTGCTGAATGGCGACTATACCGCCATCACCCTGTGCAGCGTGCAAAAGGCGTTTGTGCTCCTGTTTCTCGACAAAGCGGAAATGGTAGCCAAGTCCGACGGCACGCTCCGAACGATTTCGCAGGCTTACCCCAAGCCAAGCATCATCCGCTTGCAGCGCTACGTGCGCGTGCCCTACAAGGGCATTGCTCTGAGCCGCCACAACATCTTCAAGCGCGACCATTTCGAGTGCCAGTACTGCGGCTCGCCCAAGAATCTCACGCTCGACCACGTCGTGCCCCGCTCGCGCGGTGGAGAATCTTCGTGGACCAACCTGCTCACGGCCTGCGCCCGCTGCAACCACGCCAAAGGCCACCAAACGCCTAATGAAGCGGGTTTGACCATCCGGCAGCAGCCCAAAAAGCCGACCTTGGCGGGCTTCCTCCGCCTCTCGGCCGGCACTATCGACCAGAACTGGCACGCCTATCTAAACTAA
- a CDS encoding C40 family peptidase, which translates to MNPGICALSAVPVRAEPNDRAELVTQLLFGECYHILVKQESWLQVQLAADDYIGWIDAKQHTPVSPEYYAAWRAQDHPRALDVVQAVSDATTKIPLTLGCRLPFFDGMNVRIGERNYFYNGTATNPAAAPDTARQAALLRKIAVMYLKAPYVWGGKSVFGLDCSGLCQQLYGLLGIQLPRDARQQIDHGRPVHFVPQAKFGDLAFFDNAEGRIVHVGMVMDEGQILHAHGEVRLDPLDHNGIYNRDRQKYSHKLRLIKRLLPE; encoded by the coding sequence TTGAATCCCGGCATCTGCGCGCTCAGCGCCGTCCCCGTCCGCGCCGAGCCCAACGACCGGGCCGAGCTCGTTACCCAACTGCTTTTTGGCGAGTGCTACCACATTTTGGTGAAGCAGGAAAGCTGGCTGCAGGTCCAGCTCGCCGCCGACGACTACATAGGTTGGATTGATGCCAAGCAGCACACGCCCGTTTCGCCCGAGTACTACGCCGCCTGGCGCGCCCAGGACCACCCCCGCGCCCTCGACGTAGTGCAGGCCGTGAGCGACGCTACCACCAAAATCCCGCTCACCCTGGGCTGCCGCCTGCCGTTTTTCGATGGCATGAATGTGCGTATCGGCGAGCGCAACTACTTCTACAACGGCACTGCCACCAACCCCGCCGCCGCGCCTGATACCGCCCGCCAGGCGGCTCTGCTGCGCAAAATCGCCGTCATGTACCTGAAGGCACCTTACGTGTGGGGCGGCAAGAGTGTCTTCGGCCTCGACTGCTCCGGCCTCTGCCAGCAGCTTTATGGCCTGCTCGGCATCCAGCTCCCGCGCGATGCCCGCCAGCAAATCGACCACGGCCGCCCCGTGCATTTCGTGCCCCAGGCCAAATTCGGCGACCTCGCCTTCTTTGATAACGCCGAAGGCCGCATCGTGCACGTCGGCATGGTGATGGACGAGGGCCAGATTCTACACGCCCACGGCGAAGTCCGCCTCGACCCGCTCGACCACAACGGCATCTACAACCGCGACCGGCAAAAGTATTCGCACAAGCTGCGGCTGATAAAGCGCCTGTTGCCGGAGTAG
- the smpB gene encoding SsrA-binding protein SmpB, with amino-acid sequence MAKDDKPVIINIKNRRAGHEYTFLAKYDAGVMLQGTEIKSIREGNVNLTDGYCTFDQRGDLWIHSIRIAPYSLGTYNNHDAMRTRKLLLNKRELKQLAGKAVDQGLTIIPLRLFVTDRGFAKIEIALAQGKKLYDKRNDLKEKAQKRDMERM; translated from the coding sequence ATGGCCAAAGACGATAAACCTGTTATCATCAACATCAAAAACCGCCGCGCCGGCCACGAATATACCTTCCTGGCCAAGTACGACGCGGGCGTGATGTTGCAAGGCACCGAAATAAAAAGCATCCGCGAAGGCAACGTGAACCTCACCGATGGCTACTGCACCTTCGACCAGCGCGGCGACCTCTGGATTCACAGCATCCGCATCGCGCCCTATTCCTTAGGTACTTACAACAACCACGACGCCATGCGCACCCGCAAGCTCCTGCTCAACAAGCGCGAGCTCAAGCAGCTGGCTGGCAAAGCTGTAGACCAGGGCCTCACCATCATCCCCCTGCGCCTGTTCGTGACAGACCGCGGCTTTGCTAAAATCGAAATCGCCCTCGCCCAGGGCAAAAAGCTCTACGACAAGCGCAACGACCTCAAGGAAAAAGCCCAGAAGCGCGACATGGAAAGAATGTGA
- the tsaD gene encoding tRNA (adenosine(37)-N6)-threonylcarbamoyltransferase complex transferase subunit TsaD, which produces MPAYPIILAIESSCDDTGAAVLAGGQLLSNVVATQKVHEQYGGVVPELASRAHQQHLLPVVTAALKEAGITKDDLDAVAVTQGPGLLGSLLVGGMFAKTLALALDKPLLAVNHMRAHILAHFLRDPKPDFPFLCLTVSGGHTQLVVVKSALEMEVIGQTIDDAAGEAFDKTAKLLGLPYPGGPHLDKLARQGNPLRFAFPVGAMPGYDFSFSGLKTSVMYFLKKEVAANPDFVAENLPDLCASIQHTIVATLLRQLRRAAADTGLTQVALAGGVAANSGLRTALEAEAVAQNWQVFIPDFAFCTDNAAMVAMTAHFQYEAGDFATQLSSPNPRLKLT; this is translated from the coding sequence ATGCCCGCTTACCCCATTATCCTCGCCATCGAATCGTCGTGCGACGACACCGGCGCGGCCGTCCTGGCCGGCGGCCAGCTGCTGAGCAACGTCGTGGCCACCCAAAAAGTCCACGAGCAGTACGGCGGCGTAGTACCCGAGCTGGCCTCGCGCGCGCACCAGCAGCACCTGCTGCCCGTCGTCACGGCCGCCCTCAAAGAAGCCGGCATCACCAAAGACGACCTCGATGCTGTGGCCGTTACCCAGGGTCCCGGCCTGCTGGGTTCCTTATTGGTAGGTGGTATGTTCGCCAAGACCTTAGCCCTGGCCCTCGACAAGCCGCTGTTGGCCGTGAACCACATGCGCGCCCACATCCTGGCCCATTTCCTGCGCGACCCCAAGCCGGATTTCCCCTTCCTCTGCCTCACCGTGAGCGGCGGCCACACGCAGCTGGTGGTAGTGAAATCGGCCCTGGAAATGGAAGTCATCGGCCAGACCATCGACGATGCCGCCGGCGAAGCCTTCGACAAAACCGCCAAGCTGCTCGGCCTGCCGTACCCCGGCGGCCCGCACCTCGACAAGCTGGCCCGCCAGGGCAACCCGCTGCGCTTCGCCTTCCCGGTAGGTGCCATGCCCGGCTACGATTTTTCTTTCAGCGGCCTGAAAACGTCGGTGATGTACTTCCTGAAAAAGGAAGTAGCCGCCAACCCCGATTTCGTGGCCGAAAACCTGCCCGACCTCTGCGCCAGCATCCAGCACACCATTGTGGCTACGCTGCTGCGCCAGCTCCGCCGCGCCGCCGCCGATACCGGCCTGACGCAGGTGGCGCTGGCCGGCGGCGTGGCCGCCAATTCCGGCCTGCGCACCGCCCTGGAGGCCGAAGCCGTGGCCCAAAACTGGCAGGTTTTCATTCCCGATTTCGCCTTTTGCACCGATAATGCCGCCATGGTCGCCATGACCGCGCATTTTCAGTATGAAGCCGGCGACTTCGCCACCCAGCTCAGCAGCCCCAACCCGCGCCTGAAGCTGACGTAG
- a CDS encoding translocation/assembly module TamB domain-containing protein, translated as MRRFLFILLKILLGMGLLLVLAIVGALVALRIPSVQTRLAHEAADMLTRKLGQQVTIGGVDIRPFSRVLLDGVSVKDRRGGELFSIGRADADISLFSVFDPRHLHIATLTLNEPRFELKNLPGQPDSTTFSQFMASVKRLIGPSTDTSKSAPFDFQIANVALRNGHFAIEKGDLPHAKTYGQSIDYDHLLVDSIYADISKIRLEDTLRMRISQLHAVETPSRTPLREITADMTYGPHFWEFKDLSLRVGRSQIKDYVRFEFRVFGNFTDYNDSMKTIAHLRNSKVYSDDIAKFAPQLSEMHESVAISGDASGYVRDFKVNNLDVRYGTGTHIVAKRAHADGLPNYKESFIDLRLLPSVVVANDLKKWLPAAANTIVQRLGKVKLQGQVLGFYNDFVANASFDTALGFVATDVNLKTKTDLTHATYEGTVRSNAFELGTFLGDESVIRDVTLNGRVAGTGFLPAFAQGKAKLTVPAIWLNGYRYHNIAFDGDFRPLHFNGHASVNDPAVRLVADGHIDLERKHESVDLKTKIDFANLRTLGLMSQPLTVSTTADVKFKGVQLDSLIGYAYLRHSRFTFDGRKLDLDTLDVVSTRSRLNQRRVTLRSEALNASLAGTFNTSDVVRDVQTLITEYRLNFESNAAATADYYRRKRQRTLPVYQVDLLLNLKKANPLLTLFVPDLRVADGSRIDGSFRNGATSIFQLGGHLDSLRYGPVQTVNDDFDFLTSKLPYKSDILAQASITSDRQVLPGLGRTEKFIMEGVWDQQRINFSTSLAQTGTTNKATINGSLGFLARAVEVIFRQSDVHLLDENWTIAENNSVRISNYGKEFDIKNLTFSNGEQFVGAQGIISPDASQPPLQLQIKDFELATLKTLTGQNLSGRVNAQGTVSGVYGPLAISSTLGVDSLKYDGTLIGQVAGRGDWDNAAGKLRVNMDVARAGQSVLTVLGEIAPRDQTNQFNLTGTLNDAPIVLAQPFLGSLFKNLGGTGRGELRLTGLFGAPNLLGYVDVSNGRLTFGYLGTTYTFADRISFTDKSIEFHNIRLRDVLGNTGTVDGIVNHRGFKDMSLDIAANFRKMQVLNTTRKDNELYFGTAYATGTARITGPTDDLDVTVRASSEAGTRVSLPLDNTAKAEKAGYIKFVNNNPVGDTVITKKAIVVAAQDKVDLSGIKLNMNLTITPEAYVEILLDESTGDVIRGSAAGQLRMAIDTRGEFNMYGQVEIVRGAYNFTLQGLINKEFVVRPGGIISWNGDPLAGEMNVTATYTQRTSLAPVLGAGSSGSVAVVPVTAVMNLTGPLLLPAIKLNLEFNDTPGTLQGDLAAFTTSLRNDEQELNRQVFSLLVFKQLSPPGSFGNTISIRGQDNTAFKSLGQVLSTQLGLLTSQIDQNLEIDFNINGITPEQLQALQVRLSYSFLNGRLRVTREGGFTNNPNLVNSATGGTSTIPTSTGNTAGQASLLGDLSLEYYLRPDGKFRAKLRYETTPRDLETINQPRAGLSLLHTEQFNSFGELFTRKNPGKKERNTQKARESKEVMTVDEDPRTNL; from the coding sequence GTGCGTCGTTTCCTCTTCATTCTGCTAAAAATACTACTGGGCATGGGCCTGCTGCTGGTATTGGCTATTGTGGGGGCGCTGGTGGCGTTGCGCATTCCAAGCGTGCAAACACGGCTGGCCCACGAGGCGGCCGACATGCTGACGCGAAAACTGGGCCAGCAGGTGACGATTGGCGGGGTTGATATCCGGCCCTTCTCCCGCGTGCTGCTCGATGGGGTGAGCGTGAAGGACCGGCGCGGCGGCGAGCTATTCAGCATTGGCCGGGCCGATGCGGATATTTCGTTGTTTTCGGTATTCGACCCGAGGCATTTGCACATTGCCACGCTCACGCTGAATGAGCCGCGCTTCGAGCTGAAAAACCTACCCGGCCAGCCCGACTCCACCACCTTCAGCCAGTTTATGGCCTCGGTGAAGCGGCTGATTGGGCCCTCGACAGACACCAGTAAGTCGGCCCCGTTCGATTTTCAGATTGCCAACGTAGCCCTGCGCAACGGCCATTTCGCCATTGAAAAAGGCGACCTGCCGCACGCCAAAACCTACGGCCAGAGCATCGACTACGACCATTTGCTGGTGGACAGCATCTACGCCGACATCTCCAAAATTCGACTCGAAGACACGCTGCGCATGCGCATCAGCCAGCTGCACGCCGTGGAAACGCCCTCCCGGACGCCGCTGCGCGAAATCACGGCGGATATGACGTATGGGCCGCATTTCTGGGAATTCAAGGACTTAAGCCTGCGCGTGGGCCGCAGCCAGATTAAGGATTATGTGCGGTTTGAGTTTCGGGTATTTGGCAACTTTACCGATTATAATGACTCGATGAAGACCATTGCGCACCTGCGCAACTCAAAGGTTTATTCGGATGATATTGCCAAGTTTGCGCCGCAGCTGAGCGAAATGCACGAGTCGGTAGCCATTTCGGGCGATGCCTCAGGCTACGTGCGCGATTTCAAGGTGAACAACCTGGACGTGCGCTACGGCACCGGCACCCACATTGTGGCCAAGCGCGCCCACGCCGACGGCCTGCCCAACTACAAGGAGAGCTTTATCGACCTACGCCTGCTGCCCTCGGTGGTGGTGGCCAATGACCTGAAAAAGTGGCTGCCGGCGGCGGCCAACACGATTGTGCAGCGCCTGGGCAAAGTAAAATTACAGGGCCAGGTGCTGGGATTCTACAACGATTTCGTGGCCAATGCCTCGTTTGATACCGCCCTGGGCTTCGTGGCGACGGACGTGAACCTCAAGACTAAAACCGACCTGACGCACGCTACTTACGAGGGCACGGTGCGCTCCAATGCGTTCGAGCTGGGCACGTTTCTGGGCGATGAAAGTGTAATCCGGGACGTGACGCTGAATGGCCGTGTGGCGGGCACGGGCTTCCTGCCGGCTTTCGCGCAGGGCAAGGCCAAGCTCACGGTGCCGGCCATCTGGCTGAATGGTTACCGCTACCACAATATTGCATTTGATGGCGACTTCCGGCCGCTGCACTTCAACGGCCACGCGAGTGTGAACGACCCGGCCGTGCGCCTGGTGGCCGATGGCCACATCGACCTGGAGCGCAAGCACGAAAGCGTTGACCTCAAGACCAAAATCGACTTCGCCAACCTGCGCACCCTCGGCCTGATGAGCCAGCCGCTAACCGTGAGCACCACGGCCGACGTGAAGTTTAAGGGCGTGCAGCTCGATTCGCTCATTGGCTACGCCTACCTGCGCCACTCGCGCTTCACGTTCGATGGCCGCAAGCTCGACCTCGATACGCTGGACGTGGTGAGCACCCGCAGCCGGCTGAACCAGCGCCGCGTAACGCTGCGCTCGGAGGCGCTGAACGCCAGCCTGGCCGGCACCTTCAATACCTCCGACGTGGTGCGCGACGTGCAGACGCTCATCACCGAGTACCGCCTCAATTTTGAGAGCAATGCCGCCGCTACGGCCGATTATTACCGGCGCAAGCGCCAGCGCACACTGCCGGTGTACCAGGTTGACTTACTGCTGAATCTGAAAAAAGCCAACCCGCTCCTGACGCTGTTTGTGCCCGATTTGCGGGTGGCCGATGGCAGCCGCATCGACGGCTCGTTCCGGAACGGGGCCACGTCGATTTTCCAGCTCGGCGGCCACCTCGACAGCCTGCGCTACGGCCCGGTGCAAACGGTGAACGACGACTTCGACTTCCTCACCTCGAAGCTGCCTTACAAATCCGATATTCTGGCCCAGGCCAGCATCACGAGCGACCGACAGGTACTGCCGGGGCTGGGCCGCACCGAGAAATTTATTATGGAAGGCGTGTGGGACCAGCAGCGCATCAACTTCTCGACCTCGCTGGCTCAGACGGGCACTACCAACAAGGCCACCATTAACGGTTCGCTGGGTTTCCTGGCCCGGGCGGTGGAGGTGATTTTTCGGCAATCCGACGTGCACCTGCTGGATGAGAACTGGACCATCGCGGAGAACAACTCGGTGCGGATTTCGAACTACGGCAAGGAATTCGACATCAAGAACCTGACTTTCAGCAACGGCGAGCAGTTTGTGGGCGCGCAGGGCATCATCTCGCCCGATGCCAGCCAGCCGCCATTGCAGCTGCAAATCAAGGATTTCGAGTTGGCCACGCTCAAAACGCTGACCGGCCAGAACCTCTCGGGCCGCGTGAATGCCCAGGGCACCGTGAGCGGCGTGTACGGCCCGCTGGCCATCAGCAGCACGCTGGGCGTGGACTCGCTGAAATACGACGGCACGCTGATTGGGCAGGTGGCAGGGCGCGGCGACTGGGACAACGCCGCCGGCAAGTTGCGCGTGAACATGGACGTGGCCCGCGCCGGCCAGTCGGTACTGACCGTGCTGGGCGAAATTGCACCGCGAGACCAGACCAACCAGTTCAACCTCACCGGCACCCTGAACGATGCGCCCATTGTGCTGGCGCAGCCTTTTCTGGGGTCGCTGTTCAAAAACCTGGGCGGCACCGGGCGCGGCGAGCTGCGCCTCACGGGCCTGTTTGGCGCGCCCAATCTGCTGGGCTACGTGGATGTGAGCAACGGCCGCCTCACCTTCGGCTACCTGGGCACCACATACACTTTTGCCGACCGCATCAGCTTTACTGACAAGTCGATAGAGTTCCACAACATCAGGCTGCGCGATGTGCTGGGCAACACCGGCACCGTAGACGGCATTGTGAACCACCGCGGCTTCAAGGATATGAGCCTCGACATTGCGGCTAATTTCCGCAAGATGCAGGTACTCAACACCACGCGCAAGGATAATGAGCTTTATTTCGGCACCGCCTATGCCACCGGCACTGCCCGCATAACCGGCCCCACCGATGACCTGGACGTGACCGTACGGGCCAGCAGCGAGGCCGGCACCCGCGTCAGCCTGCCCCTCGACAACACGGCCAAGGCCGAGAAGGCCGGCTACATTAAGTTCGTGAATAACAATCCGGTGGGCGATACCGTCATCACGAAAAAGGCCATAGTGGTAGCCGCGCAGGACAAAGTGGACCTGTCGGGCATCAAGCTCAACATGAACCTGACCATCACCCCCGAGGCTTATGTTGAGATTCTGCTCGATGAAAGCACGGGGGATGTGATTCGCGGCTCGGCCGCCGGGCAGTTGCGCATGGCCATTGATACGCGCGGCGAATTCAACATGTACGGGCAGGTTGAGATTGTGCGGGGCGCGTACAATTTCACGCTGCAAGGCCTTATCAACAAGGAGTTTGTGGTGCGGCCCGGCGGCATTATTTCCTGGAACGGCGACCCGCTGGCCGGCGAGATGAACGTGACGGCAACCTACACGCAGCGTACCTCGCTAGCCCCGGTGCTGGGCGCGGGCTCGTCGGGCAGCGTGGCCGTGGTGCCCGTGACGGCCGTGATGAACCTGACCGGGCCGCTGCTGCTGCCGGCCATCAAGCTCAACCTGGAGTTCAACGACACGCCGGGCACGCTCCAGGGCGACCTGGCGGCCTTCACCACTTCGCTACGCAACGACGAGCAGGAGCTCAACCGTCAGGTTTTTAGCTTATTGGTTTTCAAGCAGCTGTCGCCGCCGGGCTCATTTGGCAACACCATTTCCATTCGGGGGCAGGACAACACGGCCTTCAAAAGCCTGGGCCAGGTGCTGAGTACCCAGCTCGGCCTGCTCACTTCGCAAATCGACCAGAACCTGGAAATTGACTTCAACATCAACGGCATCACCCCCGAGCAGCTGCAGGCCCTGCAAGTGCGCCTCAGCTACTCGTTCTTGAATGGGCGCCTGCGCGTGACGCGGGAAGGCGGCTTTACCAACAACCCCAACCTGGTGAACAGCGCCACGGGCGGCACTTCCACCATCCCCACCAGCACCGGCAACACGGCCGGCCAGGCCTCCCTGCTCGGCGACCTCAGCCTGGAATATTACCTGCGGCCCGATGGCAAGTTTCGGGCGAAGCTGCGCTACGAAACCACCCCCCGCGACCTGGAAACCATCAACCAGCCCCGGGCGGGCCTTTCGCTGCTGCACACCGAGCAGTTCAACTCGTTCGGGGAGCTGTTCACCCGCAAAAACCCCGGAAAGAAGGAGCGCAACACCCAGAAAGCCCGCGAAAGCAAAGAAGTGATGACGGTAGACGAGGACCCGCGCACGAACTTGTGA
- a CDS encoding cell division protein FtsX — protein MAAPTTSHSRKKKLGSYPTLLVVFSITLALVVIGLFGLLLVHAQKLSEVVRENLEVQVYLDRDLPETELLRLQQDLGQQPFVAERNGKPQIRFVSKEEGARQLLQSTGEDFRQFLGDNPLRDAYVLKIKPEFTDTTHLGQLNRNISAQRGVFEVQYPQDLFASINNNLTRVSLVLLGFAAVLVLVVVILINNTIKLALFSQRFLIRSMQLVGATRLFIQQPFLRRATWQGLASGLLAALILVALLQYAYLEVEPLRLLRDDLRLGLLLLGVIGLGVVIGFFSSARAVHKYLKMSLDDLY, from the coding sequence ATGGCTGCCCCAACCACCTCACATTCCCGCAAGAAAAAGCTCGGCTCCTACCCTACTTTGCTCGTGGTGTTCAGCATTACGCTGGCCTTGGTGGTGATTGGCCTGTTCGGTCTGCTGCTGGTACACGCCCAGAAGCTGAGTGAAGTGGTGCGCGAAAACCTGGAAGTGCAGGTGTACCTCGACCGCGACCTGCCCGAAACGGAATTGCTGCGCCTGCAGCAGGACCTGGGCCAGCAGCCCTTCGTGGCCGAGCGCAACGGCAAGCCCCAGATTCGCTTTGTGAGCAAGGAGGAAGGGGCCCGCCAGCTGCTGCAAAGCACCGGCGAGGATTTCCGCCAGTTCCTCGGCGACAACCCGCTGCGCGATGCTTACGTGCTCAAAATCAAGCCCGAATTCACCGACACTACGCATCTGGGCCAGCTCAACCGCAACATTTCGGCCCAACGCGGCGTGTTTGAGGTGCAGTATCCGCAGGATTTGTTCGCCAGCATCAACAACAACCTGACGCGGGTGAGCCTCGTGCTGCTGGGCTTTGCGGCGGTGCTGGTGCTGGTGGTGGTCATCCTGATTAACAATACGATTAAGCTGGCGCTGTTTTCGCAGCGCTTTCTCATCCGGTCCATGCAACTGGTGGGCGCGACGCGGCTCTTTATCCAGCAGCCGTTTTTGCGGCGGGCTACCTGGCAGGGCCTTGCCAGTGGCCTGCTGGCGGCCCTGATTCTGGTGGCGCTGCTGCAATACGCCTACCTCGAAGTAGAGCCGCTGCGCCTGTTGCGCGACGACCTGCGCCTGGGCTTGCTCCTGCTCGGCGTTATCGGGCTGGGCGTGGTGATTGGCTTCTTCAGCTCGGCCCGCGCTGTGCACAAGTACCTCAAAATGTCGCTCGACGACTTGTATTAA
- a CDS encoding DUF3098 domain-containing protein — translation MNPSPAFRFAFGPRNYRLMWAGLALLAAGFITMMFGDKANYGEDFVGITLGPLLLIAGFAVEFAAIMVRDKSLVASPTASVVTPAFTTDAPGATTTPAAAPAYKRPY, via the coding sequence ATGAATCCTTCTCCCGCTTTCCGCTTCGCCTTTGGTCCCCGCAACTACCGCCTGATGTGGGCGGGCCTGGCCCTGCTGGCCGCCGGCTTCATCACCATGATGTTTGGCGACAAGGCCAATTACGGCGAGGATTTCGTGGGCATCACGCTTGGGCCGTTGCTGCTCATCGCCGGGTTTGCCGTGGAGTTTGCCGCCATTATGGTGCGCGATAAGTCGCTGGTTGCCTCCCCCACCGCCTCGGTGGTCACGCCGGCCTTCACGACCGATGCTCCCGGCGCGACCACTACGCCCGCTGCCGCGCCGGCTTACAAGCGCCCTTACTAG